Proteins co-encoded in one Paracoccus aestuarii genomic window:
- a CDS encoding AzlC family ABC transporter permease produces the protein MSPAPEPRPPSGPPAADEAGRRALARSPAQAFRHGIVQSLPFLVVIVPFALLFGLVATEAGLDLAQVMGFSVLVLAGASQFTAVQLLSDNAPAIIVILSGLAVNLRMAMYSASLMPWLRGASGRQKAWVAYALIDQSYALSIQHYERHPRLALSQRLAYFAGTAVVLCLPWMAATWAGATVGQAIPDGIALDFAMPITFLAMIAPMLRTAAHLAACFVAILGALLLAGLPSGLGLLIAAPVGMATGALVEAWTERRGMRDAGV, from the coding sequence ATGTCCCCTGCCCCCGAACCCCGCCCGCCATCCGGGCCGCCGGCCGCCGACGAGGCCGGCCGCCGCGCCTTGGCGCGCAGCCCCGCCCAGGCCTTTCGCCACGGCATCGTCCAGTCCCTGCCCTTCCTTGTGGTGATCGTGCCCTTCGCGCTGCTCTTCGGGCTGGTCGCGACCGAGGCCGGGCTGGATCTGGCGCAGGTCATGGGGTTCTCGGTGCTGGTCCTGGCGGGGGCGTCGCAATTCACCGCCGTCCAGCTGCTGTCGGACAATGCGCCCGCGATCATCGTGATCCTGTCGGGGCTGGCCGTGAACCTGCGCATGGCGATGTATTCGGCATCGCTGATGCCGTGGCTGCGCGGCGCCTCGGGGCGGCAGAAGGCCTGGGTCGCCTATGCGCTGATCGACCAGAGCTATGCCCTGTCGATCCAGCATTACGAACGCCACCCGCGCCTGGCCCTGTCGCAGCGGCTGGCCTATTTCGCGGGCACGGCGGTGGTGCTGTGCCTGCCTTGGATGGCCGCGACCTGGGCGGGGGCCACGGTGGGCCAGGCCATTCCGGATGGGATCGCACTGGATTTTGCCATGCCCATCACCTTTCTGGCGATGATCGCGCCGATGCTGCGCACGGCGGCGCATCTGGCAGCCTGCTTCGTGGCGATCCTGGGCGCGCTGCTGCTGGCGGGGCTGCCATCGGGGCTGGGGCTGCTGATCGCGGCGCCCGTCGGCATGGCCACCGGCGCGCTGGTCGAGGCATGGACGGAACGAAGGGGGATGCGCGATGCAGGCGTCTGA
- a CDS encoding AzlD domain-containing protein, translating to MQASDGQIWAIILVLGVGTYLIRWSFLGVLGDRDLPGWVMRMLRYTPVAVLPALVAPLVVWPAATGGAADPPRMAAAAATVAVGVLTRNVMLAILAGGITLAGLLYLG from the coding sequence ATGCAGGCGTCTGACGGCCAGATCTGGGCGATCATCCTGGTGCTGGGGGTCGGCACCTACCTGATCCGCTGGTCCTTTCTGGGGGTGCTGGGCGACCGGGACCTGCCGGGATGGGTGATGCGGATGCTGCGCTATACCCCGGTGGCAGTGCTGCCCGCGCTGGTCGCGCCGCTGGTCGTCTGGCCCGCCGCGACCGGAGGGGCGGCCGATCCGCCGCGCATGGCGGCGGCTGCGGCGACGGTCGCGGTGGGGGTGCTGACCCGCAACGTGATGCTGGCCATCCTGGCCGGGGGCATCACGCTGGCGGGGCTGCTGTATCTGGGCTGA
- a CDS encoding aa3-type cytochrome c oxidase subunit IV, which yields MMADYDNKPEATQGSMDLTEHKKTFAGFIRGSIWITGLSIGVLIFLALVNG from the coding sequence ATGATGGCCGATTACGACAACAAACCCGAGGCGACCCAGGGCAGCATGGACCTGACCGAGCACAAGAAGACCTTTGCGGGCTTCATCCGCGGCTCCATCTGGATCACCGGGCTGTCGATCGGCGTGCTGATCTTCCTGGCGCTGGTCAACGGCTGA
- a CDS encoding MBL fold metallo-hydrolase — MIRTPHPTPPEEGAATEVAPGILWMRLPLPMALDHVNVYALDDGDGWTIIDTGFDSKRGRAIWQGLLDGPLAGRPVRRVIVTHHHPDHVGLAGWFMARGASLSMSRTAWLMARMLTLDIQDRASPQALDFWRRAGMDPALLDRRASERPFNFADVVHPLPLGFERLADGEVIAAGGRRWRVAMGHGHAPCHVTLWSQDDDLVIGGDQLLPGISPNLGVYPTEPLADPVGEWLESCTRLAGLARDDQLVLPGHKLPFTGLPFRLTQLIQNHHAALERLTEALAQGPRSAVGCFDILYRRRIGDGEYGLALVEAVAHLNHLHRAGRIRPAGETDGATLWRA; from the coding sequence GTGATCCGCACGCCCCATCCCACCCCGCCCGAGGAGGGCGCGGCCACCGAGGTCGCGCCCGGCATCCTGTGGATGCGCCTGCCCCTGCCCATGGCGCTGGACCATGTGAACGTCTATGCGCTGGATGACGGGGACGGCTGGACGATCATCGACACCGGCTTCGACAGCAAGCGCGGCCGCGCCATCTGGCAGGGCCTGCTGGACGGGCCTCTGGCCGGGCGGCCGGTGCGGCGGGTGATCGTCACCCATCATCATCCCGACCATGTGGGCCTGGCCGGCTGGTTCATGGCCCGCGGCGCGTCCCTGTCGATGAGCCGCACGGCCTGGCTGATGGCGCGGATGCTGACCTTGGACATCCAGGACCGCGCCAGCCCGCAGGCGCTGGACTTCTGGCGCCGGGCCGGGATGGACCCCGCGCTGCTGGACCGGCGCGCGTCGGAACGGCCCTTCAACTTCGCCGATGTGGTCCATCCGCTGCCCCTGGGCTTCGAACGGCTGGCCGATGGCGAGGTGATCGCCGCGGGCGGGCGGCGCTGGCGCGTGGCGATGGGGCATGGGCATGCGCCCTGCCATGTGACGCTGTGGTCGCAGGATGACGATCTGGTGATCGGGGGGGACCAGCTGCTGCCCGGGATCTCGCCCAATCTGGGGGTCTATCCGACCGAGCCCTTGGCCGATCCGGTGGGCGAATGGCTGGAAAGCTGCACCCGGCTGGCGGGGCTGGCCCGCGACGACCAGCTGGTCCTGCCGGGGCACAAGCTGCCCTTCACGGGCCTGCCCTTCCGCCTGACCCAGCTGATCCAGAACCACCATGCCGCGCTGGAGCGGTTGACCGAGGCGCTGGCCCAAGGGCCGCGCAGCGCTGTGGGCTGTTTCGACATCCTCTATCGCCGCCGCATCGGCGATGGCGAATACGGCCTGGCCCTGGTCGAGGCGGTCGCGCATCTGAACCACCTGCACCGCGCCGGGCGCATACGCCCCGCGGGCGAAACCGACGGTGCGACGCTGTGGAGGGCGTGA
- a CDS encoding acyl-CoA dehydrogenase, whose amino-acid sequence MSYKAPVAQIDFILNHVVPFRDVAATDRFAEATPETATAILDEAGKLCTNVLAPLNRAGDETPARLENGVVRSSPGFADGFRAIAEGGWVGVSADPEFGGMGLPQALNMAVAEMMSGANLALQLNPLLTQGQIEALEHHASDEIKALYLPRLISGDWSGTMNLTEPGAGSDVGALVTKAEPAGDGTYRVTGQKIYITWGDSDVTANVCHLVLARLPGAPKGTRGISLFMVPKFIPDDAGEPGVANSLKVVSLEHKLGIHGSPTCVMSFEGATGWLVGAENKGMAAMFTMMNCARLGVGMQGVGVAEAALQQAVAYAHDRNQMGPIIQHPDVRRMLGTARAEIFAARAIGLACATAIDMERASGDADHAARAAFLTPIAKAYGTDVGIRVADLGVQVHGGMGYVEETGAAQYLRDVRITSIYEGTNGIQAMDLVGRKLSDGGEAAMRLLDEVLDGAKSAQSAHPQLANDLWQAAETLREATQSLLERDLTERFAGAVPYLTAFARVLGGHYHLRAAMAGGAAQQALARVFMARVLPHNAGALAEALAGLDDLTGISDAALAGDFAA is encoded by the coding sequence ATGAGCTACAAGGCCCCGGTCGCGCAGATCGACTTCATCCTGAACCATGTCGTGCCCTTCCGCGATGTCGCCGCCACCGACCGCTTTGCCGAGGCCACGCCCGAGACCGCCACCGCGATCCTGGACGAGGCCGGCAAGCTGTGCACCAACGTGCTGGCGCCCCTGAACCGGGCCGGCGACGAGACCCCGGCGCGGCTGGAGAACGGGGTCGTGCGGTCCTCGCCCGGTTTCGCCGACGGGTTCCGGGCGATCGCCGAAGGGGGCTGGGTGGGCGTCTCGGCCGATCCGGAATTTGGCGGCATGGGCCTGCCGCAGGCGCTGAACATGGCCGTGGCCGAGATGATGTCGGGCGCGAACCTGGCGCTGCAGCTGAACCCGCTGCTGACCCAGGGCCAGATCGAGGCGCTGGAGCATCATGCCAGCGACGAGATCAAGGCGCTCTATCTGCCGCGGCTGATCAGCGGCGACTGGTCGGGCACGATGAACCTGACGGAGCCGGGCGCGGGCAGCGATGTGGGCGCGCTGGTCACCAAGGCGGAACCGGCGGGCGACGGCACCTATCGGGTGACGGGCCAGAAGATCTATATCACCTGGGGCGACAGCGACGTGACCGCGAATGTTTGCCATCTGGTGCTGGCGCGCCTGCCCGGTGCGCCCAAGGGCACGCGCGGGATCAGCCTGTTCATGGTGCCGAAATTCATCCCCGACGATGCGGGCGAGCCGGGGGTCGCGAACAGCCTGAAGGTCGTCAGCCTGGAGCACAAACTGGGCATCCATGGCAGCCCGACCTGCGTGATGTCCTTCGAGGGTGCGACCGGCTGGCTTGTCGGTGCCGAGAACAAGGGCATGGCCGCGATGTTCACCATGATGAACTGCGCCCGTCTTGGCGTGGGCATGCAGGGCGTGGGCGTGGCCGAGGCGGCGCTGCAGCAGGCCGTGGCCTATGCCCATGACCGCAACCAGATGGGCCCGATCATCCAGCATCCCGACGTGCGCCGGATGCTGGGAACCGCCCGGGCCGAGATCTTTGCCGCCCGCGCCATCGGCCTGGCCTGCGCCACCGCCATCGACATGGAACGCGCGTCCGGCGATGCCGATCATGCGGCCCGTGCGGCGTTCCTGACGCCCATCGCCAAGGCCTATGGCACCGATGTCGGCATCCGCGTGGCCGATCTGGGCGTGCAGGTCCATGGCGGCATGGGCTACGTCGAGGAGACGGGCGCCGCGCAATATCTGCGCGACGTGCGCATCACCTCGATCTACGAGGGCACGAACGGCATCCAGGCGATGGACCTGGTCGGCCGCAAGCTGTCGGACGGGGGCGAGGCCGCGATGCGCCTGCTGGACGAGGTTCTGGACGGCGCGAAATCCGCGCAATCCGCCCATCCCCAGCTGGCCAACGACCTGTGGCAGGCCGCCGAGACCCTGCGCGAGGCGACCCAATCCCTGCTGGAGCGCGACCTGACCGAGCGTTTCGCGGGCGCCGTGCCCTATCTGACCGCCTTCGCGCGGGTGCTGGGCGGGCATTACCACCTGCGCGCCGCGATGGCCGGGGGCGCGGCCCAGCAGGCGCTGGCGCGGGTCTTCATGGCCCGCGTGCTGCCCCATAACGCGGGCGCGCTGGCCGAGGCGCTGGCCGGGCTGGACGATCTGACGGGCATCTCGGACGCGGCGCTGGCGGGCGATTTCGCGGCGTGA
- a CDS encoding L-threonylcarbamoyladenylate synthase: MQTLRLIPNDDGLDRAARLLEAGACVAIPTETVYGLAADARDGAAVAGIYQAKGRPSFNPLIVHVPDLATARTLARFPPEAQSLAQAFWPGALTLVLALRPDAGIASLVTAGLDTVGLRVPAHPVAQALLRRTGPLAAPSANASGRISPTTADHVLDRDTGLDGRISAVLDGGPCLVGLESTIIGWHDGHATLLRPGGIPTEAIEAALGHPLARHLADPSAPNAPGQLTSHYAPRAALRLNARPEPGETHIAFGPGPLTLSPTADLTEAAARLFDILRRADAQGLPISVAPIPDHGLGAAINDRLRRAAAPRP, translated from the coding sequence ATGCAGACCCTGCGCCTGATCCCCAATGATGACGGACTGGACCGCGCCGCCCGGCTGCTGGAGGCGGGCGCCTGCGTCGCCATCCCGACCGAGACGGTCTATGGCCTGGCCGCCGATGCCCGCGACGGCGCGGCGGTGGCTGGCATCTATCAGGCCAAGGGCCGGCCCAGCTTCAACCCCCTGATCGTGCATGTCCCGGACCTGGCCACCGCCCGGACCCTGGCGCGGTTCCCGCCCGAGGCCCAGTCCCTGGCACAGGCCTTCTGGCCCGGCGCGCTGACCCTCGTGCTGGCGCTGCGCCCCGATGCGGGCATCGCCTCGCTGGTGACGGCGGGGCTGGACACGGTCGGCCTGCGCGTCCCCGCCCATCCGGTAGCGCAGGCGCTCCTGCGCCGCACCGGCCCGCTGGCCGCGCCCTCGGCCAATGCCTCGGGCCGGATCAGCCCGACCACGGCGGATCACGTGCTGGACCGTGACACCGGCCTCGACGGCCGCATATCCGCGGTGCTGGATGGCGGCCCCTGCCTCGTCGGCCTCGAATCGACGATCATCGGCTGGCATGACGGGCACGCGACGCTGCTCCGCCCCGGCGGCATCCCGACCGAGGCGATCGAGGCCGCCCTCGGCCACCCCCTGGCCCGGCATCTGGCCGATCCCTCGGCCCCGAACGCGCCCGGCCAGCTGACCAGCCATTACGCCCCCCGCGCGGCCCTGCGCCTGAACGCCCGACCCGAACCGGGCGAGACCCACATCGCCTTCGGCCCCGGCCCCCTGACCCTCTCGCCCACAGCCGACCTGACCGAGGCCGCGGCCCGCCTCTTCGACATCCTCAGACGCGCCGATGCGCAGGGCCTGCCCATCTCGGTCGCGCCGATCCCGGATCACGGCCTCGGCGCGGCGATCAACGACCGCCTGCGCCGCGCCGCCGCCCCCCGCCCCTGA
- a CDS encoding Glu/Leu/Phe/Val family dehydrogenase yields MAAHKTSFRDSVDRMFTHAAGLMSLAPGLEEKIRVCNSTYTVRFGVRLRGQIHTFTGYRSVHSEHMEPVKGGIRYSLDVNQDEVEALAALMTYKCALVEVPFGGSKGGLCIDPRAWNEEELERITRRFTYELSRRNLISPSQNVPAPDMGTGEREMAWMADAYKRLHPDDINAKACVTGKPRTAGGIDGRVEATGRGVQYALREVFRHDDVMKRAGLSGDLGGKRVVVQGLGNVGYHAAQFLSAEDGSLVTCVIERDGVIRNPKGINIDALRGHIQSTGGVKGFAGGDFTEDGLRALEDECDILIPAAVESVIDGDNAARLRCKLIIEAANGPVTADADEILREKGVVIIPDMYANAGGVTVSYFEWVKNLSQISLGRLERRHEEARARMLVEELERLSADTGLNWTLSKGFKESFLTGADERELVRSGLDDTMRTSFQKMKEVWLNNSKVHDMRTAAYVVAIRRISNVYNSLGL; encoded by the coding sequence ATGGCCGCCCACAAGACATCCTTCCGCGATTCCGTCGACCGCATGTTCACCCATGCCGCAGGCCTGATGAGCCTGGCACCGGGGTTGGAGGAGAAGATCCGCGTCTGCAACTCGACCTATACGGTGCGCTTCGGGGTGCGGCTGCGCGGGCAGATCCACACCTTCACTGGATACCGGTCGGTCCATTCCGAACATATGGAGCCCGTCAAGGGCGGCATCCGCTATTCGCTGGACGTGAACCAGGACGAGGTCGAGGCGCTGGCGGCGCTGATGACCTATAAATGCGCGCTGGTCGAGGTGCCCTTCGGCGGGTCCAAGGGGGGTCTGTGCATCGATCCCCGCGCCTGGAACGAGGAGGAGCTGGAGCGCATCACCCGCCGCTTCACCTACGAGCTGTCGCGGCGCAACCTGATCTCGCCTTCCCAGAACGTGCCCGCGCCCGACATGGGCACCGGGGAACGCGAGATGGCCTGGATGGCCGATGCCTACAAGCGGCTGCATCCCGACGACATCAACGCCAAGGCCTGCGTCACCGGCAAGCCGCGCACCGCGGGCGGCATCGACGGGCGCGTCGAGGCCACGGGCCGGGGCGTGCAATATGCGCTGCGCGAGGTCTTCCGTCATGACGACGTGATGAAGCGGGCGGGCCTGTCCGGCGATCTGGGCGGCAAGCGCGTGGTCGTGCAGGGCCTGGGCAATGTGGGTTATCACGCGGCCCAGTTCCTGTCGGCCGAGGACGGGTCGCTGGTCACCTGCGTGATCGAGCGCGACGGCGTGATCCGCAACCCCAAGGGCATCAACATCGACGCGCTGCGCGGCCACATCCAGTCGACCGGCGGGGTCAAGGGCTTTGCCGGCGGCGACTTCACCGAGGACGGGCTGCGCGCGCTGGAGGATGAATGCGACATCCTGATCCCCGCCGCGGTGGAAAGCGTGATCGACGGCGACAATGCCGCGCGGCTGCGCTGCAAGCTGATCATCGAGGCCGCGAACGGTCCCGTCACCGCGGATGCCGACGAGATCCTGCGCGAGAAGGGCGTCGTCATCATCCCCGACATGTATGCCAATGCCGGCGGCGTGACCGTGTCCTATTTCGAATGGGTCAAGAACCTGTCCCAGATCAGCCTGGGCCGGCTGGAGCGCCGCCACGAGGAGGCCCGCGCCCGCATGCTGGTCGAGGAGCTGGAGCGTCTGTCCGCCGATACGGGCCTGAACTGGACCCTGTCCAAGGGCTTCAAGGAGAGCTTCCTGACCGGCGCGGACGAGCGGGAGCTGGTGCGGTCGGGTCTGGACGACACGATGCGGACCTCGTTCCAGAAGATGAAGGAGGTCTGGCTGAACAACTCCAAGGTCCATGACATGCGCACGGCGGCCTATGTGGTGGCGATCCGGCGCATCTCGAACGTCTATAATTCGTTGGGGCTGTAA
- a CDS encoding TetR/AcrR family transcriptional regulator: MTIQTTSTVNPTITQGRKFDQVRDGATVIFLRDGFAGASVDDIARSARVSKATLYSYFPDKTVMFQEVLRAVLDSAFREPAFETDPAGRVTTALPLVLASLGAWLTAQPRLSLLRLVSAESQRFPDAAQAHDRATATRVTAPLSRLIDAWIETGQLAPHDSGESARQMVALMIGRIQLPAMLSGKPPAPAALTDQAERMARLFLAAHRPA, translated from the coding sequence ATGACCATCCAGACGACATCGACCGTGAACCCGACGATCACCCAGGGGCGCAAGTTCGACCAGGTGCGCGACGGGGCGACGGTGATCTTTCTGCGCGACGGATTTGCCGGCGCCAGCGTGGATGACATCGCCCGGTCCGCCCGCGTGTCCAAGGCGACGCTCTACAGCTATTTCCCCGACAAGACGGTGATGTTCCAGGAGGTGCTGCGCGCCGTGCTGGACAGCGCCTTCCGCGAACCCGCCTTCGAGACCGACCCCGCGGGCCGCGTCACGACCGCCCTGCCGCTGGTTCTGGCCAGCCTCGGTGCTTGGCTGACCGCGCAGCCGCGGCTGAGCCTGCTGCGCCTGGTCTCGGCGGAATCGCAGCGTTTCCCCGATGCGGCCCAAGCCCATGACCGCGCGACCGCGACGCGGGTGACCGCGCCCCTGTCGCGCCTGATCGACGCCTGGATCGAGACCGGCCAGCTGGCCCCCCATGACAGTGGCGAATCCGCCCGCCAGATGGTCGCGCTGATGATCGGGCGCATCCAGCTGCCGGCGATGCTGTCGGGCAAGCCGCCCGCCCCCGCCGCGCTGACCGATCAGGCCGAGCGCATGGCCCGCCTGTTCCTGGCCGCGCACCGGCCCGCCTGA
- a CDS encoding I78 family peptidase inhibitor, whose protein sequence is MIMMRLVPASLALTLSLGLLAACEPVPTETEPPAAADECGAAGYQGLVGQPRTVLTGMTFPLGTRVIGPDDMVTADFRPDRLNIEYGRGGRIDKVSCY, encoded by the coding sequence ATGATCATGATGCGCCTCGTTCCCGCCAGCCTCGCGCTGACCCTGTCCCTGGGCCTTCTGGCCGCCTGCGAACCCGTCCCCACCGAGACCGAGCCCCCCGCCGCCGCCGATGAATGCGGCGCCGCGGGCTATCAGGGCCTGGTGGGCCAGCCGCGCACGGTGCTGACGGGGATGACCTTCCCGCTCGGCACCCGGGTGATCGGTCCCGATGACATGGTCACGGCCGATTTCCGCCCCGATCGGCTGAACATCGAATACGGCCGCGGCGGGCGGATCGACAAGGTCAGCTGCTACTGA
- a CDS encoding DUF2794 domain-containing protein, whose amino-acid sequence MINAGPPPLPDPDRVVFDRKELGLILSTYGRFVAAGEWRDYAMSFLRDVAVFSVFRRATEHPLYRIEKRPRLRAAQGAYAVIAMDGRVLKRGHDLAQVLKVLDAKLIRAVD is encoded by the coding sequence ATGATCAATGCCGGACCTCCGCCGCTGCCCGATCCCGACCGCGTGGTCTTCGACCGCAAGGAGCTGGGGCTGATCCTGTCCACCTATGGGCGATTCGTGGCGGCGGGGGAATGGCGCGACTATGCCATGTCCTTCCTGCGCGACGTGGCGGTGTTCAGCGTGTTCCGCCGGGCGACCGAACACCCCCTCTACCGGATCGAGAAACGCCCCCGGCTGCGCGCGGCCCAAGGGGCCTATGCGGTGATCGCCATGGACGGGCGGGTGCTCAAGCGCGGGCATGACCTGGCGCAGGTGCTCAAGGTGCTGGACGCCAAGCTGATCCGCGCGGTGGACTAG
- a CDS encoding YcjX family protein: MGILSDVTEGLGLGDPVVRIGVTGLSRAGKTVFITSLVANLLERGRMQALRAAADGRLRAVWLQPQPDDTIPRFDYERHLAALTGPEPHWPDGTRHVSQLRLSMRLEGGGLFGLRGSRNLHVDIVDYPGEWLLDLRLMDRDFDRWSAEVLDRIPGRPKADAFLAALSATGPDDPFREPVAQDLADRYTAHLVAARAAGWSDCTPGRFLIPGELAGSPALTFAPLPPELLPGKLGREFRRRFEAYKSRVVRPFFRDHFARIDRQVVLVDVLGAIHQGPRAVEDTRRAMAEVLGAFRPGRAGWLAQLLGTRRVERILFAATKADHLHHHQHNRLTAILSAMLREARDRADFQGARTEAMAIAALRATTEEIVPHEGGDLPVVRGQLLDGRRAAFFAGELPSDPGLLLHPARQGAERWLDGDYAIMNFAPAPLTLRPGDGPPHIRLDRAAEFLIGDRL; encoded by the coding sequence ATGGGAATCCTCAGCGATGTGACCGAGGGGCTGGGCCTGGGCGATCCGGTCGTCAGGATCGGCGTCACCGGCCTCAGCCGGGCGGGCAAGACGGTGTTCATCACCTCGCTGGTGGCCAACCTGCTGGAGCGCGGCCGCATGCAGGCCCTGCGCGCGGCGGCGGACGGGCGGCTGCGCGCCGTCTGGCTGCAACCCCAGCCCGACGACACCATCCCGCGATTCGACTACGAACGCCACCTGGCCGCGCTGACCGGGCCCGAACCGCATTGGCCCGACGGCACCCGCCATGTCAGCCAGCTGCGCCTGTCCATGCGGCTGGAGGGGGGCGGCCTCTTCGGTCTGCGCGGCAGCCGCAACCTGCATGTGGACATCGTGGATTATCCCGGCGAATGGCTCTTGGACCTGCGGCTGATGGACCGCGATTTCGACCGCTGGTCGGCCGAGGTGCTGGACCGCATCCCCGGCCGCCCCAAGGCCGATGCCTTTCTGGCCGCGCTGTCGGCCACCGGTCCCGACGATCCCTTTCGCGAACCAGTGGCCCAGGACCTGGCCGACCGCTACACCGCGCATCTGGTCGCGGCGCGGGCGGCGGGGTGGTCCGATTGCACGCCCGGCCGGTTCCTGATCCCGGGCGAGCTGGCGGGCTCGCCCGCGCTGACCTTCGCCCCCCTGCCGCCCGAGCTGCTGCCGGGCAAGCTGGGGCGCGAATTCCGCCGCCGCTTCGAGGCCTACAAGTCCCGCGTCGTACGCCCCTTCTTTCGCGACCATTTCGCCCGGATCGACCGGCAGGTGGTGCTGGTCGACGTGCTGGGCGCGATCCATCAGGGGCCCCGCGCGGTCGAGGATACCCGCCGCGCCATGGCCGAGGTGCTGGGCGCCTTCCGCCCCGGCCGCGCGGGCTGGCTGGCCCAATTGCTGGGCACGCGGCGGGTGGAACGCATCCTGTTCGCCGCGACCAAGGCCGATCACCTGCATCACCACCAGCACAACCGCCTGACCGCGATCCTGTCGGCCATGCTACGCGAGGCCCGCGACCGCGCCGATTTCCAGGGCGCCCGGACCGAGGCCATGGCCATCGCCGCCCTGCGCGCCACCACCGAGGAGATCGTCCCCCATGAGGGCGGCGACCTGCCCGTGGTGCGCGGCCAGCTGCTGGACGGGCGCCGGGCCGCCTTCTTCGCGGGCGAGCTGCCCTCGGATCCCGGGCTGCTGCTGCATCCGGCGCGGCAGGGGGCGGAACGCTGGCTGGACGGCGATTACGCGATCATGAACTTCGCCCCCGCGCCCCTGACCCTGCGCCCGGGCGACGGGCCGCCCCATATCCGCCTGGACCGCGCCGCCGAATTCCTGATCGGAGACCGCCTGTGA
- a CDS encoding YcjF family protein, whose amino-acid sequence MDLDPPDRPAANPAANPADAPQIDEPDAPLPQPRTMQMVTRLVGRPPSRLTRLFLNAGGALFAFLLGMAALDFIDRLLMRYPLLGWVAVTLFAVFTLAAIGMALREWRAWRRFARIDALQRQAGAALADEDLDRAKAVTDGLVALYAKRPETEWQRQRLAERRAESFDARALLTLAEAELMAPLDQQARREIEAASRTVAATTALVPLALVDVVAALAANLRMIRRMAEIYGGRAGAVGGWRLARTVMTHLIATGAVAAGDDLIQTVAGGGVLAKLSRRFGEGLVNGALTARVGIAAMEVCRPLPFLAQPRPKVGSLVSRALTGLFSADDRRG is encoded by the coding sequence TTGGACCTGGACCCGCCCGACCGGCCCGCCGCCAACCCCGCCGCCAACCCCGCGGACGCGCCGCAGATCGACGAACCCGACGCCCCCCTGCCGCAGCCGCGCACGATGCAGATGGTGACCCGGCTGGTGGGCCGCCCGCCCTCGCGGCTGACGCGGCTGTTCCTGAATGCGGGCGGCGCGCTTTTCGCCTTTCTGCTGGGGATGGCGGCGCTGGATTTCATCGACCGGCTGCTGATGCGCTATCCGCTGCTGGGCTGGGTGGCGGTGACGCTGTTCGCGGTCTTCACACTGGCCGCGATCGGCATGGCGCTGCGCGAATGGCGCGCCTGGCGCCGGTTCGCCCGCATCGACGCGCTGCAGCGCCAAGCCGGCGCCGCCTTGGCCGACGAGGATCTGGACCGCGCCAAGGCCGTGACCGACGGGCTGGTCGCGCTCTATGCCAAGCGGCCGGAGACGGAATGGCAGCGCCAGCGCCTGGCCGAACGCCGCGCCGAAAGCTTCGACGCCCGCGCCCTGCTGACCTTGGCCGAAGCCGAGCTGATGGCGCCTCTGGACCAGCAGGCCCGGCGCGAGATCGAGGCCGCATCCCGCACCGTCGCCGCGACGACCGCGCTGGTGCCCTTGGCGCTGGTGGATGTGGTTGCGGCCTTGGCGGCCAATCTGCGGATGATCCGCCGCATGGCCGAGATCTATGGCGGGCGCGCGGGGGCGGTGGGCGGATGGCGGCTGGCGCGCACGGTGATGACGCATCTAATCGCCACCGGCGCGGTCGCGGCGGGCGACGACCTGATCCAGACCGTCGCGGGCGGGGGCGTCCTGGCCAAGCTGTCGCGCCGCTTCGGCGAGGGGTTGGTGAACGGCGCCCTGACCGCCCGCGTCGGCATCGCCGCGATGGAGGTCTGCCGCCCGCTGCCCTTCCTGGCCCAGCCCCGCCCCAAGGTCGGCAGCCTGGTCAGCCGGGCACTGACGGGGCTGTTCTCAGCCGACGACCGGCGGGGGTGA
- a CDS encoding GNAT family N-acetyltransferase produces the protein MTRFRRARAADLPAILALLADDALGAGREAPDDIAPYQAAFAAIEADPAQLLAVADDDERVVGTLQLTLIPGLARAGALRGQIEAVRVARDRRGSGLGRAMMEWAIAECRDRGCALVQLTSDRARADAHRFYDGLGFTASHLGYKLDLRANPAASPPPVVG, from the coding sequence GTGACCCGGTTCCGCCGCGCCCGGGCCGCGGACCTGCCCGCGATCCTGGCCCTGCTGGCCGATGACGCCTTGGGCGCGGGGCGCGAGGCGCCGGATGACATCGCACCCTATCAAGCGGCCTTCGCGGCGATCGAGGCCGATCCCGCGCAGCTGCTGGCGGTGGCCGATGATGACGAGCGGGTGGTCGGCACGCTGCAACTGACGCTGATCCCGGGCCTTGCGCGCGCCGGTGCGCTGCGCGGCCAGATCGAGGCCGTGCGCGTGGCCCGCGACCGGCGCGGATCGGGGCTGGGGCGGGCGATGATGGAATGGGCCATCGCGGAATGCCGGGACCGGGGCTGCGCGCTGGTCCAGCTGACCAGCGACAGGGCGCGGGCGGATGCGCATCGGTTCTATGACGGGCTGGGATTCACCGCGTCCCATCTGGGCTACAAGCTGGACCTGCGGGCCAACCCCGCAGCCTCACCCCCGCCGGTCGTCGGCTGA